A window of Fragaria vesca subsp. vesca linkage group LG7, FraVesHawaii_1.0, whole genome shotgun sequence contains these coding sequences:
- the LOC101297295 gene encoding ethylene-responsive transcription factor CRF4-like, with amino-acid sequence MELESSSFLCPIKYTQHRNTTKKLTKPSRKVEPGTSIAPKIVRISMTDHDATDSSSDEEEGEFYFGRRRVKKYINEISIETDLRTSPVITNNGRKRPALETRPATRRPAQKTTPCQPANGGNRKFRGVRQRPWGKWAAEIRDPGKRVRLWLGTFDTAEEAAMVYDNAAIKLRGPDAQTNFSSPPQIVVTAADSVDAKNIVNEVEIEPETTTPNVTVSVSGYDSGEETHHLSSPTSVLQFRTHSMDDAEQMEKPSLQPEPATEKANHVQECQVQQQLPTVLPYMEEEQEDGFRFPTPESPIFESPLFYESPFFDDTAVPGPLMFDDFSDLFRMDTFGPSSFSAQTTSSMMCQADDCFQDIFGSDPLVVL; translated from the coding sequence ATGGAATTGGAGTCCAGTAGTTTCCTTTGCCCCATCAAATACACCCAACACAGAAACACCACCAAGAAATTAACCAAACCGTCCCGGAAAGTAGAGCCCGGCACTTCCATCGCCCCTAAGATTGTGCGCATATCGATGACCGATCACGACGCCACTGACTCATCCAGCGATGAAGAAGAGGGTGAGTTCTACTTTGGTCGCCGGAGAGTGAAGAAGTATATCAACGAAATCAGCATAGAAACCGACTTGAGAACTAGTCCGGTGATCACCAACAATGGCCGGAAAAGGCCTGCCTTAGAGACACGGCCGGCTACTAGGCGGCCCGCTCAGAAGACCACTCCTTGTCAACCGGCCAATGGCGGCAACCGGAAGTTCAGAGGCGTAAGACAACGACCTTGGGGTAAATGGGCCGCCGAGATTAGAGATCCGGGGAAACGTGTAAGACTGTGGTTGGGAACCTTTGACACGGCTGAGGAAGCGGCTATGGTGTACGATAATGCCGCCATTAAGCTCCGAGGTCCTGATGCTCAAACAAATTTCTCCTCACCGCCGCAAATAGTTGTAACCGCTGCTGACTCGGTTGATGCGAAGAACATAGTCAATGAAGTCGAGATTGAGCCGGAAACGACGACACCAAACGTGACTGTGTCGGTTTCTGGTTATGATTCCGGTGAGGAAACTCATCATCTCTCCTCCCCCACCTCCGTCCTACAGTTCAGAACTCATTCCATGGACGATGCGGAGCAAATGGAGAAGCCATCACTACAACCAGAACCAGCAACCGAGAAAGCAAATCATGTTCAAGAGTGTCAAGTCCAACAACAGCTTCCAACGGTGTTGCCGTACATGGAGGAGGAACAAGAAGACGGGTTCAGGTTCCCAACACCGGAGTCCCCCATTTTCGAGTCACCGCTCTTCTACGAGTCACCGTTCTTCGACGACACGGCGGTTCCCGGACCACTCATGTTCGATGACTTCAGCGACTTGTTCCGGATGGACACGTTCGGCCCGTCGTCCTTTTCTGCTCAGACGACGTCGTCCATGATGTGTCAAGCAGATGACTGTTTTCAAGACATTTTTGGCTCAGACCCTCTAGTGGTCCTCTGA
- the LOC101297006 gene encoding plastid division protein PDV1-like produces the protein MKWDMEIEEIEAVLEKIWDLHDKLSDAIHSISRAHFLHSVKALRQSSSEKEKKTKKNDTITTAGELFYGSDAAAEEERRAGFVFVKDFRVEAEDDSAAIREAKSLNAIRTALENLEDQLEFFHTVQVQQRAERDAAIARLEQSRIVLALRLSEHHGKKYKVIEEALAFVGDVCDANGFVSPESLYVPPVTPGDNLTNSEGKSSNILMKVLVSSVNFAKKTLKLDNMGGLLGNAALVAVSMIALVHMQQVAVKEHTQLVEDKIYMNRSARKTSRTEGASSSSRLSNLDVLLARG, from the exons ATGAAATGGGACATGGAAATCGAGGAAATCGAGGCCGTGCTGGAGAAGATTTGGGACCTCCACGATAAGCTCAGCGACGCCATCCACTCCATTTCCCGCGCTCACTTTCTCCACTCCGTCAAGGCCCTCCGCCAGTCGTCGTCGGAGAAGGAGAAGAAGACGAAGAAGAACGACACCATCACCACCGCCGGAGAACTCTTCTACGGAAGCGACGCGGCGGCGGAGGAGGAGAGGCGGGCGGGGTTTGTGTTCGTGAAGGACTTCCGAGTCGAGGCGGAGGATGACTCGGCGGCGATAAGGGAGGCCAAGAGCCTTAATGCGATACGGACCGCGCTTGAGAACCTGGAGGACCAGCTCGAGTTCTTCCAT ACTGTACAGGTGCAGCAGCGGGCTGAGAGAGATGCTGCAATTGCACGCTTGGAGCAAAGCCGCATTGTTCTAGCACTGAGATTGTCTGAACACCATGGTAAGAAATACAAGGTTATTGAAGAAGCTCTCGCCTTTGTTGGAGATGTCTGTGATGCAAATGGCTTTGTTTCTCCCGAAAGTCTCTATGTTCCTCCAGTCACTCCTGGTGACAACTTGACGAACTCTGAAGGGAAGAGCTCTAACATCTTAATGAAAGTTCTTGTTTCAAGTGTAAATTTTGCCAAGAAGACTCTTAAGTTGGATAACATGGGTGGACTACTGGGAAATGCTGCATTGGTGGCAGTCAGCATGATCGCATTGGTGCATATGCAACAGGTTGCAGTTAAAGAGCATACACAGCTGGTGGAAGATAAAATCTACATGAACAGGAGTGCTAGAAAAACTTCCAGGACAGAGGGGGCATCATCCAGTAGTCGTCTCAGCAACTTGGATGTGCTATTAGCCAGGGGTTAA